A stretch of Desulfobaccales bacterium DNA encodes these proteins:
- a CDS encoding sigma-54 dependent transcriptional regulator, which translates to MATILIVDDEPQILKTVGGILTDEGFEVLTAADGDSALKTVREETPDLVLLDISLPDRDGLEVLSEVKKQDPLLPVIMISAYGSVENAVKATRLGAYDFIEKPPHADKILLSVRNALELARLAEENRRLRQQAAPPREIIGQSPAIQALREKLRLVAPTNASVLITGENGTGKELVARALHQLSKRAHQPFVEVNCAAIPEDLIESELFGHEKGAFTGAVSRRPGKFDQAHGGTLFLDEIGDMSLKTQAKILRILEEQRFERVGGSRPIQVDVRIIAATNKNLEEEIAKGNFREDLYHRINVIPLHVPPLRERTEDIPLLAEHFLREVAMENHTLPKRLSPEALEALKRLPWPGNVRELRNFLWRLAILVPGEVIEAHDLTLAQPQALTGGETSLEAALFQETSFREARARFEREFLRRKLAEHGGNVSATAEAIGLERSHLHRKLRALGLEG; encoded by the coding sequence ATGGCCACCATACTCATCGTGGATGACGAACCCCAGATCCTCAAGACCGTGGGTGGGATCCTGACGGATGAGGGCTTTGAGGTCCTCACCGCCGCCGACGGCGACAGCGCCTTAAAGACGGTGCGGGAGGAGACCCCCGACCTGGTCCTCCTGGACATTTCTCTCCCGGACCGGGACGGTCTGGAGGTCTTAAGCGAAGTAAAAAAACAGGATCCCCTCTTGCCGGTGATCATGATCTCCGCCTACGGCTCGGTGGAAAATGCCGTCAAGGCCACCCGTCTGGGGGCCTATGACTTCATCGAGAAGCCGCCCCACGCCGACAAGATCCTCTTAAGCGTGCGCAACGCCCTGGAGCTGGCCCGGCTGGCCGAGGAAAACCGGCGCCTGCGGCAGCAGGCCGCGCCGCCCCGGGAGATCATCGGCCAAAGTCCCGCCATCCAGGCCCTCAGGGAGAAACTGCGCCTGGTGGCGCCCACCAACGCCAGCGTCCTCATCACCGGCGAAAACGGCACCGGCAAGGAGCTGGTGGCCCGGGCCCTGCATCAGCTCAGCAAACGGGCCCACCAGCCCTTCGTGGAGGTGAACTGCGCCGCCATCCCCGAGGACCTCATCGAAAGCGAGCTCTTCGGGCATGAGAAGGGGGCCTTCACCGGGGCGGTCTCCCGGCGGCCCGGCAAATTCGACCAGGCCCACGGCGGCACCCTGTTTTTGGATGAGATCGGCGACATGTCCCTCAAGACCCAGGCCAAGATTCTCCGCATCCTGGAGGAGCAGCGCTTCGAGCGGGTGGGGGGCAGTCGCCCCATTCAGGTGGACGTGCGCATCATTGCGGCCACCAACAAGAATCTGGAAGAGGAGATCGCCAAGGGGAATTTCCGGGAGGACCTCTACCACCGCATCAATGTCATTCCCCTGCACGTGCCGCCGCTGAGGGAGCGCACCGAGGATATTCCCCTCCTGGCCGAGCATTTCCTGAGGGAAGTGGCGATGGAAAACCATACCCTGCCCAAACGCCTCTCCCCTGAGGCTCTAGAGGCATTAAAACGCCTGCCCTGGCCCGGCAACGTCCGGGAGCTCCGCAACTTCCTCTGGCGCCTGGCCATCCTGGTGCCCGGGGAGGTCATTGAGGCCCATGACCTCACCTTGGCCCAGCCCCAGGCCCTCACCGGCGGCGAGACTTCCCTGGAGGCGGCCCTCTTCCAGGAGACCTCCTTCCGGGAGGCCCGGGCCCGCTTCGAGCGGGAGTTTCTCCGGCGCAAGCTGGCGGAACACGGCGGCAACGTCAGCGCCACCGCCGAGGCCATCGGCCTGGAGCGCTCCCACCTGCACCGCAAACTCCGGGCCCTGGGTCTGGAAGGCTGA
- a CDS encoding ATP-binding protein, with protein sequence MRQPGSPQRDPRPEKSEDAGALSPEERKRRRERFLIALTLLLVVSLTGVEIYLVRQRGHPLFGSLLAFGLLNLNAILFLLFTFLVFRHLTRLFLERRQRVFGSRLRVRLVLTFITLALLPTLFMFFIAWQLISSRVDLHWGGRLGEVLDQNLMLSQAFTEEAGEKLKALSRLFARELLTPDGRLRPRPDDLKQLLSEWRATHGLWGIALFQPTGELLAEARDPAGAAAPPVALPPTAALGRGEELTLTQTVPGGGLVSLLTPLPEQGPPVAYLVVRDYYPRLFWARLTGTEASLRDLKAVELLIRPVRISHYLALIIVTLLTLMAAIWVAFYLAREITTPIQQLAEGTHKIAEGDFSFHINLEGTDEIGFLVQSFNRMTQELQQSRAQLAQAYEQLRASHAELAARKRHMEILLENVAAGVVAVDAQGRITTINESAAQMLGLNREEVLGRPAREFVSPVQAERLAEVVAEARRHPKGTVERPFILSLPDRTLSLLLKPTVLKDESGQDLGVVIVFEDLTELERAQRQAAWQEVARRIAHEMKNPLTPIKLAAQRLARRYAGKLPDDGQVFEECTRIISDQVDHIRDLVNEFSRFARLPQLHLAPTDMNELIRETIKLYQGGRPNLRLSFTPTPDLPPLLLDREQMQRVLLNLLDNALASLSDGGEIRLAARLLPERQRVEVEVADTGPGIPDRDKSRIFEPYYSTKQGGTGLGLAIVQSIIADHGGHIRVEDNVPHGARFIFDLPLKSPNHGHHTHRG encoded by the coding sequence GTGAGGCAGCCAGGATCGCCGCAAAGGGACCCCAGGCCGGAGAAGTCCGAAGACGCCGGCGCCCTGAGCCCGGAGGAGCGCAAGCGCCGCCGGGAGCGCTTCCTCATCGCCCTCACCTTGCTTCTGGTGGTGAGCCTCACCGGGGTGGAGATCTACCTGGTGCGTCAGCGGGGCCACCCCCTCTTCGGCAGCCTCCTGGCCTTCGGGTTGCTCAACCTCAACGCCATCCTCTTTCTCCTCTTCACTTTTCTCGTCTTTCGCCATCTCACCCGGCTCTTTCTGGAACGGCGCCAGCGGGTCTTCGGTTCCCGGCTGCGGGTGCGGCTGGTGCTGACCTTCATCACCCTGGCCCTGCTGCCCACCCTGTTCATGTTTTTCATCGCCTGGCAGCTCATCTCCAGCCGGGTGGACCTGCACTGGGGCGGGCGCCTGGGGGAGGTCCTGGACCAGAACCTGATGCTCTCCCAGGCCTTCACCGAGGAAGCCGGCGAGAAGCTCAAGGCCTTAAGCCGCCTCTTTGCCCGGGAGCTCCTCACCCCCGATGGCCGCCTGCGGCCGCGGCCGGATGACTTGAAGCAGCTTCTCTCTGAGTGGCGGGCCACCCATGGCCTTTGGGGCATCGCCCTGTTTCAGCCCACCGGGGAGCTTCTGGCCGAAGCCCGGGACCCGGCCGGTGCGGCCGCGCCCCCGGTGGCCCTGCCGCCCACCGCCGCCCTGGGCCGGGGGGAGGAACTCACCCTGACCCAGACGGTGCCCGGCGGCGGCCTGGTGAGTCTCCTCACGCCCCTGCCGGAGCAGGGTCCGCCCGTGGCCTATCTGGTGGTGCGGGATTATTACCCCCGCCTCTTCTGGGCCCGCCTCACCGGCACCGAGGCCAGCCTCCGGGATCTGAAGGCCGTGGAGCTCCTCATCCGGCCGGTGCGCATCAGCCACTATCTGGCCCTGATCATCGTCACTCTGCTCACCCTCATGGCCGCCATCTGGGTGGCCTTTTATCTGGCCCGGGAGATTACCACCCCCATCCAGCAATTGGCCGAGGGCACCCACAAGATTGCCGAGGGGGATTTCAGCTTCCACATCAACCTGGAGGGCACCGACGAGATCGGTTTTCTGGTGCAGTCCTTCAACCGCATGACCCAGGAGCTGCAGCAGAGCCGGGCCCAACTGGCCCAGGCCTATGAGCAGCTCCGGGCCTCCCACGCCGAGCTGGCGGCCCGCAAGCGGCATATGGAGATCCTCCTGGAGAACGTGGCCGCCGGGGTGGTGGCGGTGGACGCCCAGGGGCGCATCACCACCATCAACGAATCCGCCGCCCAGATGCTGGGGCTCAACCGGGAGGAGGTCCTGGGCCGGCCGGCCCGGGAGTTCGTCTCCCCGGTGCAGGCCGAACGGCTGGCCGAGGTGGTGGCCGAAGCCAGGCGGCACCCCAAGGGCACGGTGGAGCGCCCCTTCATCTTGAGCCTGCCGGACCGCACCCTGTCCCTGCTCCTCAAGCCCACGGTGCTCAAGGATGAATCCGGCCAGGACCTGGGGGTGGTCATCGTCTTTGAGGACCTCACCGAATTGGAGCGGGCCCAGCGCCAGGCGGCCTGGCAGGAGGTGGCCCGGCGCATCGCCCACGAGATGAAAAATCCCCTCACGCCCATCAAGCTGGCGGCCCAGCGGTTGGCCCGGCGTTATGCCGGCAAGCTGCCCGACGACGGCCAGGTCTTTGAGGAGTGCACCCGCATCATCAGCGATCAGGTGGATCACATCCGGGACCTGGTGAACGAGTTCTCCCGTTTTGCCCGCCTGCCGCAACTGCACCTGGCCCCCACCGATATGAACGAGCTCATCCGGGAGACCATCAAGCTCTACCAGGGGGGCCGGCCCAATCTTCGCCTGAGCTTCACGCCGACTCCAGACCTGCCGCCCCTCCTGTTGGATCGGGAGCAGATGCAGCGGGTGCTCCTCAATCTCCTGGACAACGCCTTGGCCTCCTTAAGCGATGGCGGGGAGATCCGCCTGGCGGCCCGGCTGCTCCCCGAGCGCCAGCGGGTGGAGGTGGAGGTGGCGGACACTGGCCCCGGCATCCCGGACCGGGACAAGAGTCGCATCTTTGAGCCCTACTATTCCACCAAACAGGGCGGCACCGGCCTGGGCCTGGCCATCGTGCAGTCCATCATTGCCGATCACGGCGGCCACATCCGGGTGGAGGACAATGTCCCCCATGGCGCCCGGTTCATCTTTGACCTGCCCTTGAAATCTCCGAACCATGGCCACCATACTCATCGTGGATGA
- the atpB gene encoding F0F1 ATP synthase subunit A translates to MEHPILFLDLLLGKFGLHIPPHVTYAWLIMGLLVLLGVMASKQVALVPAGAQNVMELFVGGLEEFMVEITGEEGRAFFPYIGTAFIFILVCNLIGLIPGFFSPTANINTTLAFALCTFVYTHYLGIKFHGAKYIKHFLGPIPWLAPLFFPIEIIGHLARVLSLTLRLFGNIMGEDTVLIILIFLAGKFLAPLPMMFLAIFTSLVQAFVFTLLSMMYFAGAMEHAH, encoded by the coding sequence ATGGAACACCCCATTCTGTTTCTTGACCTGCTGTTGGGAAAGTTCGGACTCCACATTCCGCCGCATGTCACCTATGCTTGGCTGATCATGGGCCTGTTGGTGCTCTTGGGGGTGATGGCCAGCAAGCAGGTGGCGCTGGTGCCCGCCGGGGCCCAGAACGTCATGGAGCTTTTTGTGGGCGGCCTGGAAGAGTTCATGGTGGAGATCACCGGTGAGGAAGGCCGGGCTTTCTTCCCCTATATCGGCACCGCCTTCATCTTCATCCTGGTGTGCAACCTCATCGGCCTGATTCCGGGGTTTTTCTCCCCCACGGCCAATATCAACACCACGCTGGCCTTTGCCCTGTGCACTTTTGTCTATACCCACTATCTGGGGATCAAGTTCCATGGGGCCAAGTATATCAAGCATTTCCTGGGGCCCATCCCGTGGCTGGCGCCCCTGTTCTTCCCCATTGAGATCATCGGCCACCTGGCCCGGGTCCTCTCCCTGACTTTGCGTCTCTTCGGCAATATCATGGGCGAGGATACGGTGCTCATCATTCTCATTTTCCTGGCCGGGAAGTTTCTGGCGCCGCTGCCCATGATGTTCCTGGCGATCTTCACCAGCCTGGTGCAGGCCTTTGTCTTCACCCTGCTGTCCATGATGTACTTCGCCGGGGCCATGGAGCACGCCCACTGA
- the atpE gene encoding ATP synthase F0 subunit C produces the protein MSLRLALGLLVSLLLTSAAFAAEPAGAAAGLGSFFSYAVMAAGFGMGIAAFGTGIGQGLAIQKSVEGIARNPEASGKITVTMLIGLAMIESLAIYALVVALIILFAYPMARPIGAALGLKL, from the coding sequence ATGTCTCTGCGTCTTGCTTTGGGTCTGCTGGTGTCCCTGCTGCTGACCTCCGCGGCCTTTGCGGCGGAACCCGCCGGTGCCGCCGCCGGTCTGGGGAGCTTCTTCAGCTATGCGGTGATGGCTGCCGGTTTCGGCATGGGCATCGCCGCCTTCGGGACCGGCATCGGTCAGGGCCTGGCCATCCAGAAGTCGGTGGAAGGCATCGCCCGCAACCCCGAAGCTTCCGGTAAGATCACCGTGACCATGCTCATCGGTCTGGCCATGATCGAGTCTCTGGCCATTTACGCCTTGGTCGTGGCCCTCATCATCCTCTTTGCCTACCCCATGGCCCGTCCCATCGGCGCCGCCCTGGGTCTGAAGCTGTAA
- a CDS encoding redox-sensing transcriptional repressor Rex has product MRSPTKFSKIPAASITRLSIYSRYLEALAQEGVKIIASDKLAQKCGINPAQIRKDLAYFGEFGIRGVGYFVKELLFEIKRILGLNKVWKMALVGVGNLGSALLSHQNFAKQGYEFAAVFDVDPAKVGRRLPNGLIIHHLDELERVVKETGVEIGVIATPGPQAQEVAQRLIQAGIRAILNFAPIQLQVPEGLAVENVDFTVKLDNLAYHLTMGNV; this is encoded by the coding sequence ATGCGTTCTCCCACGAAATTTTCCAAAATTCCCGCGGCCAGCATCACCCGCTTGTCCATTTATTCCCGCTACCTGGAAGCCCTGGCTCAGGAAGGGGTGAAGATCATCGCCTCGGACAAGCTGGCGCAGAAGTGCGGCATCAACCCCGCCCAGATCCGCAAGGACCTGGCCTACTTCGGCGAATTCGGCATCCGGGGGGTGGGCTATTTCGTCAAAGAGCTCCTCTTTGAGATCAAGCGCATCCTGGGCCTGAACAAGGTCTGGAAGATGGCCCTGGTGGGGGTGGGGAATCTGGGCTCGGCGCTCCTGTCGCACCAGAACTTCGCCAAGCAGGGCTATGAATTCGCCGCGGTCTTCGATGTGGACCCCGCCAAGGTGGGGCGGCGGCTGCCCAACGGCCTCATCATCCACCACCTGGATGAGCTGGAGCGGGTGGTCAAGGAGACCGGGGTGGAGATCGGGGTCATCGCCACCCCCGGCCCTCAGGCCCAGGAGGTGGCCCAGCGCCTCATTCAGGCCGGCATCCGGGCCATCCTCAATTTCGCCCCCATCCAGCTGCAGGTGCCCGAGGGGCTGGCGGTGGAGAACGTGGACTTCACCGTCAAGCTGGACAACCTGGCCTATCACCTCACCATGGGCAACGTCTAA
- the uvrA gene encoding excinuclease ABC subunit UvrA yields the protein MLSDQIIIRGAREHNLKNLDLELPRQKFIVITGVSGSGKSTLAFDILYAEGQRRYVESLSAYARQFLELMDKPDVEYIEGLSPAIAIEQRSASRNPRSTVATATEIYDYLRVLFARVGTPTCPRCGVPIASLSVSQMVDRLLELPAGTRFTVLAPVVVNRKGEHRALLERLAREGFTRIRLNGELVELEELPPLDKNKRHTIEAVVDRLVVKEDLAPRLTDSLELALKLAEGTVRIALQEGEEFIFSDKFACDLCGLSLPEITPQLFSFNSPQGACPACSGLGNRLVVDPDLVVPNPDLSLREGAIRPWSRQPPVRHQELLEALEKHYGFSSRTPFRLLDEEVKRALLYGSQGANIDFFTEHGHRRHFLPRPFPGVIPWLEERYRETESSFLREEIEQYMTWQPCPTCGGARLRPEALAVKLGGLNISEVTGFSVAQALSWFKELSLTPRQAQIARRVLKEITERLGFLLEVGLDYLTLNRATATLAGGEAQRIRLATQIGSKLSGVLYILDEPSIGLHPRDTARLLKTLKVLRDLGNTVIVVEHDPETIRQADFVVDMGPGAGRHGGEAVFTGPPARLLKADTLTGLYLSGRREIAVPAVRRTPTGWLELSGAAGHNLKEVTVRIPLGVLTCVTGVSGSGKSTLVMDTLYPALRQKLYRARVPAAPYRELSGSEQLDKVIHIDQSPIGRTPRSNPATYSGVFTLIRELFSQVPEARLRGYKPGRFSFNVKGGRCEACRGEGINKIEMHFLPDVYVKCEVCHGLRYNPSTLEIRYKGLNIAEVLELTVDQALEVFGPVPALRDRLTTLADVGLGYVQLGQSATTLSGGEAQRLKLSRELARRATGRTLYILDEPTTGLHLADIEKLLQVLNRLVEAGNTVIVIEHHLDVIKTADYLIDLGPEGGDAGGRVVAVGPPEFVAEVPESHTGRFLKPLLPLSPRRRAAAN from the coding sequence ATGCTCAGCGACCAGATCATCATCCGGGGCGCCCGGGAGCACAATCTCAAAAACCTGGACCTGGAGCTCCCCCGGCAGAAGTTCATCGTCATCACCGGGGTCTCCGGCTCCGGCAAGTCCACCCTGGCCTTCGACATCCTCTATGCCGAGGGCCAGCGGCGCTACGTGGAGAGCCTGTCGGCCTATGCCCGGCAGTTTCTGGAGCTCATGGACAAGCCGGACGTGGAGTACATCGAGGGCCTTTCCCCAGCCATCGCCATCGAGCAGCGCAGCGCCTCCCGCAACCCCCGCTCCACCGTGGCCACCGCCACCGAGATCTACGATTACCTGCGGGTGCTCTTTGCCCGGGTGGGCACCCCCACCTGCCCCCGCTGCGGGGTGCCCATCGCCTCCCTCTCGGTGTCCCAGATGGTGGACCGCCTCCTGGAACTCCCCGCCGGTACCCGCTTCACCGTTCTGGCCCCAGTGGTGGTGAACCGCAAAGGGGAGCACCGGGCCCTCCTGGAGCGCCTGGCCCGGGAGGGCTTCACTCGCATCCGCCTGAACGGCGAGCTGGTGGAGCTGGAGGAGCTGCCGCCCCTGGACAAGAACAAGCGCCACACCATCGAGGCGGTGGTGGACCGCCTGGTGGTGAAGGAGGATCTGGCCCCCCGCCTCACCGACTCCCTGGAGCTGGCCCTGAAGCTGGCCGAGGGCACGGTGCGCATCGCCTTGCAGGAGGGGGAGGAGTTCATCTTCAGCGACAAATTCGCCTGCGACCTCTGCGGCCTCAGTCTGCCGGAGATCACCCCGCAGCTCTTCTCCTTCAACAGCCCCCAAGGCGCCTGCCCCGCCTGCTCCGGGCTGGGGAACCGCTTGGTGGTGGACCCGGACCTGGTGGTGCCTAACCCCGATCTCTCCCTCCGGGAGGGGGCCATCCGGCCCTGGTCCCGGCAACCCCCCGTCCGTCACCAGGAGCTCCTGGAGGCCCTGGAGAAGCATTACGGCTTTTCCAGCCGCACCCCCTTCAGGCTCCTGGATGAGGAGGTCAAACGGGCGCTCCTATATGGCTCCCAGGGCGCCAATATCGACTTTTTCACCGAACATGGCCACCGGCGCCACTTCCTGCCCCGGCCTTTTCCAGGGGTCATCCCTTGGCTGGAGGAGCGCTACCGGGAGACGGAGTCCTCTTTCCTGCGGGAGGAGATCGAGCAGTACATGACCTGGCAGCCCTGCCCCACCTGCGGGGGGGCCAGGCTCCGGCCCGAGGCCCTGGCGGTGAAGCTGGGGGGCCTCAACATCAGCGAGGTGACCGGCTTCAGCGTGGCCCAGGCCTTGAGTTGGTTCAAGGAGCTCAGCCTCACTCCCCGCCAGGCCCAGATCGCCCGCCGGGTGTTGAAGGAGATCACCGAGCGCCTGGGGTTTTTGCTGGAGGTGGGGCTGGACTACCTCACCCTCAACCGGGCCACCGCCACCCTGGCCGGGGGTGAGGCCCAGCGCATCCGGCTGGCCACCCAGATCGGCTCCAAGCTCTCCGGGGTGCTCTACATCCTGGATGAGCCCAGCATCGGCCTCCATCCCCGGGATACGGCCCGGCTCCTCAAGACGCTCAAGGTGCTCCGGGACCTGGGAAACACCGTCATCGTGGTGGAGCATGACCCGGAGACCATCCGCCAGGCGGACTTTGTGGTGGACATGGGCCCCGGGGCCGGCCGCCACGGCGGCGAGGCCGTCTTTACCGGGCCCCCGGCCCGCCTCCTCAAGGCCGACACCCTGACCGGTCTTTATCTCTCGGGCCGCCGGGAGATCGCCGTGCCCGCCGTGCGGCGCACCCCCACCGGCTGGCTGGAGCTTAGCGGCGCCGCGGGCCACAACCTGAAGGAGGTCACCGTCCGCATCCCCTTGGGGGTCCTCACCTGCGTCACCGGGGTCTCCGGCTCCGGCAAGAGCACTCTGGTGATGGACACCTTATATCCGGCCCTGCGCCAGAAGCTCTACCGGGCCCGGGTGCCCGCCGCGCCCTATCGGGAGCTTTCCGGGAGCGAACAGCTGGACAAGGTCATTCACATCGACCAGAGCCCCATCGGCCGCACCCCCCGGTCCAACCCGGCCACCTACTCCGGGGTCTTCACCCTCATCCGGGAGCTCTTCTCCCAGGTGCCTGAGGCGCGGCTCAGGGGCTACAAGCCGGGCCGCTTCAGCTTCAATGTCAAGGGCGGCCGCTGCGAGGCCTGCCGGGGCGAAGGCATCAACAAGATCGAGATGCACTTCCTGCCGGACGTCTATGTGAAGTGCGAGGTCTGCCACGGCCTGCGCTACAACCCCAGCACCCTGGAGATCCGCTACAAGGGCCTCAACATCGCCGAGGTCCTGGAGCTCACCGTGGACCAGGCCCTGGAGGTCTTTGGGCCGGTGCCGGCGCTCCGGGACCGCCTCACCACCCTGGCGGACGTGGGCCTGGGCTACGTGCAGCTGGGGCAGTCCGCCACTACCCTGTCCGGCGGCGAGGCCCAGCGCCTCAAACTCTCCCGGGAGCTGGCCCGCCGGGCCACCGGCCGCACCCTCTACATCCTGGATGAGCCCACCACGGGCCTGCACCTGGCGGACATCGAGAAGCTCCTCCAGGTCCTCAACCGCCTGGTGGAGGCCGGCAACACCGTCATCGTCATCGAGCACCACCTGGACGTCATCAAGACCGCGGACTATCTCATCGATCTCGGCCCTGAAGGCGGCGATGCCGGCGGCCGGGTAGTGGCCGTGGGCCCGCCGGAATTCGTGGCCGAAGTGCCGGAATCCCACACCGGCCGTTTCCTCAAGCCCCTCCTCCCCCTGTCTCCCCGGCGGCGGGCGGCGGCCAACTGA
- a CDS encoding AtpZ/AtpI family protein: MKEETKQFLKELLQGGYRASSIGLSVVLAIAIGGLLGYWLWGVFDSVIFFYLGLLAGIIAGFRNLYIMGKRYK, from the coding sequence GTGAAGGAAGAGACCAAGCAGTTTCTGAAAGAGTTGCTCCAAGGCGGTTACCGGGCCTCCTCCATCGGCCTGTCGGTGGTGCTGGCCATCGCCATCGGCGGGCTCTTGGGCTACTGGCTCTGGGGCGTCTTCGACAGCGTCATCTTTTTTTACCTGGGCTTGCTGGCGGGCATCATTGCGGGCTTCCGCAATCTCTATATCATGGGCAAGCGCTATAAGTGA
- a CDS encoding ATP synthase subunit I has product MDFLSPRTLKITNWVILAGLTAVSWLTLGVDFAVGVVVGGLLSVLNFHALHRAVQGLAVRAQAGPPEEGGRAKAYFAVRQALRYVVVLALIFYLVGSGRVHVIGLVVGLSTVVLTLMLAAITETVKLKRKEAHPSHGTPHSVS; this is encoded by the coding sequence ATGGATTTCCTCTCCCCCCGCACCCTGAAAATCACCAACTGGGTGATCCTGGCCGGACTGACCGCGGTGAGCTGGCTGACGCTGGGAGTGGACTTTGCCGTGGGGGTGGTGGTGGGAGGCTTGCTTTCCGTGCTCAACTTTCATGCCCTGCACCGGGCCGTGCAGGGCCTGGCGGTCCGGGCCCAGGCGGGGCCCCCGGAGGAGGGAGGCCGGGCCAAGGCCTATTTCGCCGTGCGCCAGGCGTTGCGTTATGTCGTGGTATTGGCGCTGATTTTTTACCTGGTCGGCTCCGGCCGGGTGCATGTCATCGGCTTAGTCGTCGGTCTGTCCACGGTGGTGTTGACCCTGATGCTGGCGGCCATCACCGAAACCGTCAAGTTAAAGAGGAAGGAGGCACACCCGTCTCATGGAACACCCCATTCTGTTTCTTGA